In Bythopirellula goksoeyrii, a single window of DNA contains:
- a CDS encoding Gfo/Idh/MocA family protein, with product MNNTSTSLFHPSRRRFLQAAAATTALTALPALGTDALKFDHGKTRRVGLIGCGWYGPSDLWRLIQVAPVEVVALCDPDQHMLASAVNIAQERQPSHNKPQTYKDYRQMLGEHELDIVLIGSPDHWHALQAIAAIEAGADVYLQKPISVDVLEGEAILAAARKQNRIVQVGTQRKSTPHLIRAKQEVVDAGLLGDVGHVEMCCYYHMRANGNPPVEPVPDFFDYEMWTGPAPLRPYDGLPHRRWWRTFMQYGNGIVGDMCVHMLDTARWMLELKWPNRITSTGGIYVQTDGKSNISDTQTAIFEFDNFNAVWEHNTWGAATDPDYPWALFIYGDKGTLKASTKQADFIPLGDSAKPIHFDCVFEREQYPEDLAEKDIELNAAPATRRHMQDFLTAIDQRTRPVADIEDGHISAASCILANVAMELGRPLVYDPTRKIIVEDEEATQRLSRDYRDPWQRPK from the coding sequence TTGAATAACACATCAACATCACTATTTCATCCCAGCCGCCGCCGCTTCCTACAAGCAGCGGCAGCCACCACCGCGCTGACGGCTCTGCCGGCACTAGGCACCGATGCCCTGAAGTTCGACCATGGCAAAACCCGCCGAGTCGGGCTCATCGGCTGTGGTTGGTATGGCCCCAGCGATTTGTGGCGGTTGATCCAGGTCGCTCCAGTAGAAGTCGTCGCACTTTGCGATCCTGACCAACACATGCTCGCCAGCGCCGTAAATATCGCGCAAGAGCGTCAGCCATCGCACAACAAGCCACAGACCTACAAAGACTATCGCCAGATGCTCGGCGAGCACGAGCTGGACATCGTGCTGATCGGCTCGCCCGATCACTGGCACGCGTTGCAGGCCATTGCGGCAATCGAAGCGGGTGCTGACGTCTACTTGCAAAAACCCATCAGTGTCGATGTGCTCGAAGGGGAAGCCATTCTCGCAGCGGCCCGCAAGCAGAACCGCATTGTGCAAGTCGGCACCCAGCGCAAGAGTACCCCGCATTTGATTCGTGCCAAACAGGAGGTAGTCGATGCAGGACTCTTGGGTGATGTTGGTCACGTGGAGATGTGTTGCTACTACCACATGCGAGCCAATGGCAATCCGCCGGTCGAGCCGGTGCCCGATTTCTTCGACTATGAAATGTGGACTGGCCCGGCACCGCTGCGACCCTATGATGGTCTGCCCCATCGGCGGTGGTGGCGGACCTTTATGCAGTACGGCAACGGCATCGTCGGTGACATGTGTGTCCATATGCTCGACACGGCCCGCTGGATGCTCGAATTAAAATGGCCCAATCGCATCACTTCCACCGGCGGCATCTACGTGCAGACCGACGGCAAATCAAACATCTCCGACACCCAAACAGCAATTTTCGAGTTCGACAATTTCAATGCCGTCTGGGAGCACAACACCTGGGGAGCAGCTACCGATCCCGACTACCCGTGGGCGCTGTTCATCTATGGAGATAAGGGAACCCTCAAGGCAAGCACCAAGCAGGCGGACTTTATTCCGCTAGGCGACTCCGCCAAACCAATCCACTTTGATTGCGTATTTGAACGCGAACAATATCCAGAGGATCTGGCTGAAAAAGACATCGAACTAAACGCCGCTCCCGCTACTCGCCGCCACATGCAGGATTTTCTCACTGCAATCGACCAGCGCACCCGCCCTGTGGCAGACATCGAAGATGGTCACATCTCCGCCGCAAGTTGTATCCTGGCAAACGTGGCGATGGAGCTGGGCCGCCCACTAGTTTACGACCCAACGCGAAAAATCATCGTCGAAGACGAAGAAGCCACCCAGCGGTTGAGCCGCGATTATCGTGATCCCTGGCAGCGCCCAAAATAG
- a CDS encoding nucleotide pyrophosphohydrolase translates to MDDTQTTLADLRELVRQFVDERDWQQFHSPKNLAMALAVEAAELMEHFQWVDLPESRKVTSDEEKLTAIGEELADVLSYTLALANSLGIDIATAHRRKMVLNAEKYPADEFRGRFGGKNSQAD, encoded by the coding sequence ATGGACGACACCCAAACCACCCTTGCCGACTTGCGCGAACTGGTCCGCCAGTTTGTCGACGAGCGCGACTGGCAGCAGTTTCACTCCCCCAAGAATCTTGCCATGGCCCTGGCAGTCGAGGCTGCCGAGTTGATGGAACACTTCCAATGGGTTGACCTTCCTGAGTCGCGCAAGGTCACCTCTGATGAGGAAAAGCTCACGGCCATTGGCGAAGAACTGGCTGACGTGCTGAGTTACACGCTCGCCCTGGCCAATTCGCTGGGGATCGATATCGCCACCGCCCACCGGCGCAAGATGGTGTTGAACGCGGAGAAATATCCGGCTGACGAATTCCGCGGCCGATTTGGCGGCAAGAATTCACAGGCGGATTGA
- a CDS encoding helix-turn-helix domain-containing protein, with product MITPFGQLLGQLRRRAGLGLRTFAELVDERASTVSAIECGMRTPWHRQETLSLVADVLGLVSSSPFCDEFFQSARNTNSDGGSVKQPPPGMLGWWWTTDHASALDQRAIQDLAEFIGATSGISAEYSADETATAARELTRYPALTELAAEWRVRKLLGRREAQFAAAPVDVEAVLENQAGVRLEIIPGLIPHFSVQACAVMRSGEITLLVDRIVADSRPLASYRELLARCYAPRALWIDAAKDLPADWFLELQQTEDWPQLLRDCERFALSMLLPAAPVLSAASSAYREVVEQQGWVETDTAACAVRNRLAEQFAVPPLLVHTRLVRWPCHVYGRIAQALAAEEFELPPVDWFEVQEEPRQQLLFEKSEPVPQLP from the coding sequence TTGATAACTCCTTTCGGACAACTCCTTGGGCAACTGCGCCGCCGTGCCGGCTTGGGCCTGCGAACTTTTGCCGAGCTCGTGGATGAGCGTGCTTCGACGGTGAGTGCCATCGAATGCGGCATGCGTACCCCCTGGCATCGTCAAGAAACGCTCTCATTGGTAGCTGATGTATTAGGCTTAGTCTCGAGTTCGCCTTTCTGTGATGAATTTTTCCAATCGGCACGCAACACGAATTCGGATGGTGGATCCGTCAAACAACCCCCTCCTGGCATGCTGGGTTGGTGGTGGACTACGGACCACGCTTCTGCCCTGGACCAGAGGGCGATTCAAGATCTGGCCGAATTCATAGGTGCAACAAGTGGTATTTCTGCAGAGTATTCAGCCGACGAAACGGCCACAGCTGCCCGCGAGCTGACCCGCTATCCAGCACTCACCGAACTTGCCGCTGAATGGCGCGTGCGCAAATTGCTCGGTCGACGCGAGGCGCAGTTTGCCGCCGCACCGGTTGACGTCGAGGCGGTGCTAGAAAACCAGGCCGGTGTGCGTCTGGAGATCATCCCCGGACTGATTCCCCATTTCAGCGTGCAAGCTTGTGCTGTGATGCGCTCGGGCGAGATCACTCTGTTGGTAGATCGAATCGTCGCCGACTCCAGGCCGCTCGCCTCATATCGGGAACTGTTGGCCCGCTGCTACGCGCCTCGGGCTTTGTGGATCGATGCGGCTAAGGATCTTCCGGCGGATTGGTTTTTGGAACTACAGCAGACTGAAGATTGGCCGCAACTTTTGCGAGATTGCGAACGGTTTGCCCTCTCCATGCTATTGCCAGCCGCACCAGTTCTCTCGGCCGCCTCTTCTGCTTACCGCGAAGTGGTCGAACAACAAGGTTGGGTCGAAACCGATACCGCGGCCTGTGCCGTCCGCAATCGCTTGGCCGAACAATTCGCGGTGCCCCCACTCTTGGTCCACACACGACTGGTCCGCTGGCCCTGCCACGTCTACGGTCGCATCGCTCAAGCCCTGGCGGCAGAAGAATTCGAACTACCGCCGGTGGATTGGTTCGAAGTACAAGAAGAACCACGGCAGCAGTTGTTGTTTGAGAAAAGCGAGCCGGTTCCACAACTCCCCTAG
- a CDS encoding NAD(P)-dependent oxidoreductase, with amino-acid sequence MTLSISPEKTRIGWIGTGVMGQSMCRHLVKAGYTTTVFNRTRAKAEPLLELGATWADSPREVAQASDVVFSIVGFPADVQQTILGENGALAGSKPGNVLVDMTTSRPSLAIEIAEQAALREVVNIDAPVSGGDVGARNGTLSIMIGGDEAQVEALAPCWEIMGTTWVWQGGPGAGQHTKMVNQTLIASNMVGVCEGLLYAHRAGLDLERVMQSVASGAAGSWSLSNLGPRIIAGNFDPGFFVEHFVKDMGIALAEAERMGLKLPGLALANELYGKLVEQGHARSGTHALMLALAGMSGVDWSERDG; translated from the coding sequence ATGACCCTCTCCATTTCCCCCGAGAAAACCCGTATCGGCTGGATCGGCACCGGCGTAATGGGCCAGAGTATGTGTCGCCACCTTGTGAAAGCAGGCTACACGACGACCGTATTCAACCGTACTCGTGCCAAGGCGGAGCCGCTTTTGGAACTCGGGGCAACTTGGGCCGACTCACCTCGCGAAGTGGCTCAGGCGAGCGATGTGGTGTTTTCCATCGTCGGCTTTCCTGCCGATGTCCAGCAGACAATCTTAGGTGAGAACGGCGCACTGGCTGGCTCGAAGCCGGGCAACGTATTGGTGGACATGACGACGAGTCGCCCCAGTCTGGCCATCGAAATCGCCGAGCAGGCTGCCCTGCGGGAAGTTGTCAACATCGACGCGCCCGTTTCCGGCGGGGATGTCGGGGCGCGTAATGGCACGTTGTCGATCATGATCGGTGGCGACGAAGCGCAGGTTGAAGCCTTGGCCCCCTGCTGGGAAATCATGGGCACCACCTGGGTCTGGCAAGGAGGACCGGGTGCGGGCCAGCACACCAAGATGGTCAACCAAACCTTGATCGCCTCGAACATGGTCGGCGTCTGTGAGGGGTTGCTCTACGCCCACCGAGCGGGCCTCGACCTGGAACGTGTGATGCAATCGGTTGCCTCGGGAGCTGCAGGGAGCTGGTCCTTATCCAACCTGGGACCGCGCATCATCGCAGGCAATTTCGATCCCGGATTTTTCGTTGAGCATTTTGTCAAAGACATGGGCATCGCCCTGGCCGAGGCCGAGCGGATGGGACTGAAGTTGCCCGGGCTTGCGCTGGCAAACGAGCTTTATGGCAAGCTTGTCGAGCAAGGGCATGCTCGTAGTGGAACGCACGCGTTGATGCTGGCACTTGCGGGGATGAGCGGCGTTGATTGGTCGGAGCGAGACGGGTGA
- a CDS encoding PleD family two-component system response regulator, whose product MKGSLPPRMKVLYITTLNRTGGWLAEAFAADSATQILLEEVVGVTSALAKLRDEVFDAVIVSHEPPVLDALDLVEGLRAGGNEEPMILLGSQRPHEIDALCYEVGADDYCCVAETTVRGLLWKFARAIERHQLQRENRRMVQADRQRLKQEHLEAQRLLEQQRLLIADLEVLKNPTATSEQGDVLTEFDDCLAKAATAAVDVPLNLPEPLVNHYRELLRTYVIMGVGNLTNEMAELSELLAASEVSAQRALQLHVTVLEDLVQGLGSRSARHVMNRADLLVLEVMGHLADGYRQRYFERRNPPRQKSLPGFDSGSAIRVAA is encoded by the coding sequence ATGAAGGGCTCGCTGCCGCCGCGGATGAAGGTGCTGTACATCACTACGCTCAATCGCACGGGTGGTTGGTTGGCTGAGGCCTTTGCCGCCGATAGCGCGACGCAGATATTGCTTGAAGAAGTGGTCGGAGTCACGTCAGCACTTGCCAAGCTCCGCGATGAAGTGTTCGATGCCGTGATCGTCAGTCATGAGCCACCCGTGCTCGACGCTTTGGATCTGGTCGAAGGCCTGCGGGCTGGTGGGAACGAGGAGCCGATGATACTGCTGGGTTCGCAGCGACCACATGAGATCGATGCCCTCTGTTACGAGGTAGGAGCCGACGATTATTGCTGTGTCGCTGAGACTACAGTCCGGGGCCTGCTCTGGAAGTTTGCCCGAGCAATCGAACGCCATCAACTCCAGCGCGAAAACCGGCGGATGGTCCAAGCCGACCGGCAACGACTCAAGCAGGAGCATCTCGAAGCACAGCGTCTGCTTGAGCAACAACGCTTGTTGATCGCCGACCTGGAAGTGCTGAAGAACCCCACGGCCACCTCGGAGCAAGGAGACGTGCTGACCGAGTTCGACGATTGCCTCGCCAAAGCCGCCACCGCAGCGGTTGATGTGCCACTGAATTTGCCTGAGCCACTCGTCAACCACTATCGAGAGTTGTTGCGAACTTACGTGATCATGGGCGTCGGCAACTTGACCAACGAGATGGCCGAGCTGAGCGAATTGCTTGCCGCGTCGGAGGTTTCTGCGCAACGCGCGCTGCAATTGCATGTGACGGTCCTTGAGGATCTGGTCCAGGGACTTGGCTCGCGGAGTGCCCGGCATGTAATGAATCGGGCCGATCTGTTGGTGCTGGAGGTGATGGGACACCTGGCCGACGGTTATCGCCAGCGCTACTTCGAGCGTCGCAATCCCCCCCGCCAAAAGTCGCTGCCCGGCTTCGATTCTGGTTCGGCAATTCGCGTCGCGGCATGA
- a CDS encoding NADPH-dependent assimilatory sulfite reductase hemoprotein subunit — MSDDKSKKVSAVEKIKLASNYLLEPIPQELADGTDHFGKESIQLLKHHGTYQQDNRDERSKEGKSYSFMLRTAIPGGIISSEQLLAEMDLGDEVANSTLRITTRQGLQLHGVLKKNLKQAIRRINDVKLTTIAACGDVKRNVMCSPCPYKGDPVYDQMQDLAERLAIHLTPHTGAYYELWLTDEETGEKHQAGGSNGQVVEPIYGPTYLPRKFKFAIGLPGDNSADVYTNDVGLLAICENWRIVGYNILVGGSFGVTPSAKKTFAAVAQAMCFVTPNQAIDVATAIVKVQRDFGNRADRKVARMKYLIHDWGLDRFKQKVEEYYGANLPDPRPVVVHGFNDGMGWQAQGDGKWFYGLNVENGRIKDEGDFRLKTALREICSTMAPPLRLTPHQSIIFCDLAEKDRPKLFEILRRHGVPLSEDISNARRWSMACPALPTCGLAITESERVLPSIIDQLDVELDKLDLKDEVFTFRMTGCPNGCARPYNSDIGLVGKTAGKYTIFLGGRVCGDRLNFIYKDLVPEEEVIPDLVNVFRYFKEAREQEESFGDFCHRQGVEKLLAACDTVPK; from the coding sequence ATGAGTGACGATAAGAGCAAGAAAGTGAGTGCCGTCGAGAAGATCAAGCTGGCGAGCAACTATCTCCTCGAGCCGATTCCGCAGGAATTGGCCGATGGCACGGACCATTTTGGTAAGGAGAGTATCCAGCTACTCAAGCACCACGGCACCTACCAGCAAGATAACCGCGACGAGCGGTCCAAAGAAGGCAAGTCCTATAGCTTCATGCTGCGAACTGCCATTCCAGGTGGCATCATTTCGAGCGAGCAACTGCTAGCCGAAATGGATCTGGGCGACGAGGTTGCCAACAGTACGCTGCGCATTACGACCCGTCAGGGATTGCAACTGCATGGTGTTCTCAAGAAGAATTTGAAGCAGGCTATCCGCCGGATCAACGATGTGAAGCTCACTACCATCGCCGCCTGCGGCGACGTGAAGCGCAATGTGATGTGCTCGCCGTGCCCCTATAAGGGTGACCCCGTCTACGACCAGATGCAGGATCTGGCCGAGCGACTGGCAATTCACCTGACACCCCATACGGGTGCCTACTACGAACTTTGGCTCACGGATGAGGAAACGGGGGAGAAGCATCAGGCGGGTGGCAGTAACGGACAAGTCGTGGAACCGATCTACGGACCAACTTACCTCCCTCGGAAATTTAAGTTCGCGATTGGTCTGCCCGGCGACAACAGTGCCGACGTTTACACCAACGATGTCGGTCTATTGGCCATCTGCGAAAACTGGAGAATCGTCGGTTACAACATACTCGTCGGTGGTAGTTTTGGTGTCACTCCCAGCGCGAAAAAGACCTTTGCGGCAGTTGCACAGGCGATGTGCTTTGTCACTCCGAATCAGGCGATCGATGTCGCGACGGCAATCGTCAAAGTACAGCGCGATTTTGGCAATCGCGCGGATCGCAAGGTTGCCCGCATGAAATACCTGATCCATGATTGGGGTCTCGACCGGTTCAAGCAAAAGGTCGAAGAGTACTATGGCGCAAATCTACCCGACCCGCGTCCCGTCGTTGTCCACGGCTTCAATGATGGAATGGGCTGGCAGGCCCAGGGGGACGGCAAGTGGTTCTATGGCCTTAACGTGGAAAACGGACGAATCAAGGACGAGGGAGATTTTCGTCTCAAGACGGCGCTGCGTGAGATTTGCTCCACTATGGCGCCACCCTTGCGATTGACTCCCCATCAAAGCATTATTTTCTGCGATCTCGCAGAGAAAGATCGTCCCAAGCTGTTCGAGATCTTGCGCCGCCATGGGGTGCCGCTTAGCGAAGATATCTCCAACGCCCGGCGGTGGTCGATGGCTTGCCCGGCTCTGCCGACCTGTGGTTTGGCGATTACCGAAAGCGAACGGGTGCTCCCAAGTATCATTGACCAACTTGACGTTGAACTGGACAAACTAGATCTGAAGGACGAAGTGTTTACGTTCCGCATGACCGGTTGCCCCAATGGGTGCGCTCGGCCTTACAACTCCGACATTGGCTTGGTTGGCAAGACGGCTGGCAAATACACGATCTTCCTGGGAGGTCGTGTCTGTGGCGATCGGCTCAACTTCATCTACAAAGACTTGGTACCCGAAGAGGAAGTCATTCCCGATCTGGTGAACGTCTTCCGCTATTTCAAAGAGGCCCGAGAGCAAGAGGAGTCGTTTGGCGATTTCTGCCATCGGCAAGGTGTAGAAAAACTCCTGGCTGCTTGCGACACGGTGCCAAAGTAG
- a CDS encoding type II toxin-antitoxin system RelE/ParE family toxin, with protein sequence MKRRVVITGPAETDTLSNHRWWADNHSPEQALRWLEGIYAAMFKLASTAETNPPADEKSLRKAGIQQVSFGLGSRPTHRIIYTIDGSYVVIYRVRAFKQDELDLSNLE encoded by the coding sequence ATGAAACGCCGCGTTGTCATCACCGGTCCAGCCGAAACCGATACTCTTTCCAATCACCGCTGGTGGGCCGATAACCATTCGCCAGAGCAAGCCCTTCGCTGGCTAGAGGGGATTTATGCGGCGATGTTCAAGCTGGCCTCTACGGCCGAGACGAATCCGCCAGCAGACGAGAAGTCACTACGCAAGGCAGGCATTCAGCAAGTCAGTTTTGGTCTCGGCAGCAGGCCAACCCATCGAATTATTTACACGATCGATGGCAGCTATGTGGTTATATACCGCGTCCGGGCATTCAAGCAGGATGAACTCGATTTGAGTAACCTGGAATAG
- a CDS encoding phosphatidylglycerophosphatase A family protein encodes MKHNQPSDFSLSNRIAVWIATGLGIGCVSPAPGTVGGLWGIPLVWAVSYLPEIGWQLLAILAILIVSVGICTHASRLLGKKDPQEIVLDEIAVLPVVFLATGIANWRVLLAGWLLFRVFDITKPPPARQVESLPAGLGIMADDVVAALYACAALWGLAWLDKAWDWGLLTTVASG; translated from the coding sequence ATGAAACACAACCAACCGAGCGATTTCTCACTCAGCAACCGAATTGCCGTCTGGATTGCCACTGGTTTGGGCATCGGTTGCGTCAGCCCTGCTCCGGGAACCGTGGGAGGCCTGTGGGGAATCCCATTGGTCTGGGCTGTCAGTTACCTGCCGGAGATTGGCTGGCAGCTATTGGCGATACTTGCGATTCTCATTGTCTCCGTGGGCATCTGTACACACGCCAGTAGGCTGCTCGGTAAAAAAGACCCCCAGGAAATTGTTCTGGATGAAATCGCCGTGCTGCCTGTCGTCTTCCTGGCCACAGGAATTGCCAATTGGCGAGTTCTGCTCGCAGGGTGGCTCCTATTTCGGGTGTTCGATATCACCAAGCCTCCCCCAGCACGACAGGTGGAATCGCTCCCTGCTGGGTTGGGTATCATGGCCGACGACGTGGTCGCCGCACTCTACGCCTGTGCCGCCTTGTGGGGATTAGCGTGGCTCGACAAGGCATGGGATTGGGGACTGCTCACGACTGTCGCTTCGGGTTAG
- the folD gene encoding bifunctional methylenetetrahydrofolate dehydrogenase/methenyltetrahydrofolate cyclohydrolase FolD: MTAQLLDGKSLAKQIRAELAEQVAKFKSESNVTPTLAAVLVGDDPASDVYVRNKRRDCTEVGIESVLHRLGADTTQTELLALIEKLNSDPQVHGILVQLPLPNQIDTEQVLEAIAPCKDVDAFHPENVGRLVQGRPVFLPCTPHGVVELLKRNNISTAGKHVVVVGRSDIVGKPLSIMLAQKGADATVTICHSRTQDLPAVTLLADILVVAIGRPNFITADMVRPGAVVVDVGINRTDAGLVGDVDFDAVSKVAGHITPVPGGVGPLTRVMLLINTLNAARTATKL; encoded by the coding sequence ATGACCGCACAACTCCTCGATGGTAAATCGCTCGCCAAACAAATCCGCGCCGAGTTGGCCGAGCAGGTTGCCAAGTTCAAATCCGAATCAAATGTCACGCCCACACTTGCCGCGGTACTGGTGGGAGACGACCCGGCCAGCGATGTCTACGTGCGCAACAAGCGCCGCGATTGTACCGAAGTCGGGATCGAAAGCGTGCTTCATCGGCTTGGAGCAGACACTACTCAGACAGAACTACTCGCGCTGATCGAAAAGCTCAATTCCGACCCACAGGTTCACGGTATCCTTGTGCAATTGCCGCTTCCCAACCAGATCGATACTGAACAAGTCCTCGAAGCGATTGCGCCCTGCAAAGACGTCGATGCCTTCCATCCAGAAAATGTCGGTCGACTGGTACAAGGCCGTCCGGTGTTTCTCCCCTGTACTCCACACGGCGTGGTCGAGCTCTTGAAGCGCAACAATATCTCAACCGCCGGCAAACACGTTGTCGTAGTTGGTCGTAGCGACATTGTCGGCAAGCCCCTGTCGATCATGCTCGCGCAGAAGGGGGCCGATGCGACCGTGACGATTTGCCATAGCCGCACTCAAGATTTGCCAGCGGTAACTCTGCTAGCCGACATCCTGGTGGTGGCCATCGGCAGGCCAAACTTCATCACCGCTGACATGGTGCGTCCCGGAGCAGTGGTAGTCGATGTGGGTATCAACCGGACCGACGCGGGGCTGGTGGGTGACGTCGATTTCGACGCGGTTAGTAAGGTCGCCGGACACATTACGCCCGTTCCAGGCGGCGTCGGGCCCCTCACCCGAGTAATGTTACTCATTAATACCCTCAATGCCGCCCGAACCGCTACAAAGCTGTAG
- the clcA gene encoding H(+)/Cl(-) exchange transporter ClcA, protein MSIRKPISSATDQQQCHLLILALASHVAGACAGLVGALFRLSLDHADRFRDSVLSSSQSYGAGGLLLVVAACAFATAIAAWLVERFSPEASGSGIPHVEAVLLDERPPTRMKLVPVKFLGGLLAIGSGLALGREGPTVQMGASISHLLGRKLGLSGVDNRSLLAAGAGAGLATAFNAPIAGAVFVLEELVRKFDTRMTIATFGASTGAITVARLLLGDRPDFDVEMLPFPTTFSVSASMVLGVVLGVLGVAYNRAILGAISLSKKLQSWPVVMRAAAIGGSVGLLAWYAPQIVGGGDPITQNALNLKTVAFMLPLAFLIRFGLGAISYAAATPGGLFAPMLVLGAQAGLMFGNLCQTWVPAVTTNPTTYAVTAMAAFFTAVVRAPLTGIILVIELTGSYTQLLPMLAACFSAMLIPTLWKDPPIYDSLKPPVVNDE, encoded by the coding sequence ATGTCGATTCGCAAGCCAATCAGCTCGGCAACGGATCAACAGCAATGTCACCTTTTGATATTAGCGCTCGCTTCCCATGTGGCTGGTGCCTGCGCGGGCTTGGTTGGGGCCCTTTTCCGACTTTCTTTGGATCATGCAGATCGCTTTCGGGATTCTGTTCTTTCTTCTTCTCAAAGTTATGGCGCAGGGGGACTTCTGCTGGTCGTTGCCGCATGTGCGTTTGCAACCGCGATTGCGGCGTGGCTCGTTGAGCGGTTTTCTCCAGAGGCCTCAGGAAGTGGCATTCCCCATGTGGAAGCCGTCTTGCTTGATGAGCGGCCACCAACTCGGATGAAGCTCGTTCCCGTTAAATTCCTCGGCGGACTGTTGGCTATTGGCTCGGGTCTAGCACTCGGGCGCGAAGGTCCCACCGTGCAGATGGGAGCGAGCATTTCTCATCTGCTTGGCAGAAAGCTTGGTCTGAGCGGAGTGGACAATCGTTCGTTGCTCGCTGCCGGGGCCGGTGCTGGTTTGGCCACAGCATTCAATGCTCCTATTGCAGGCGCGGTGTTTGTGTTGGAGGAGTTGGTGCGAAAATTTGATACTCGCATGACGATTGCGACCTTCGGTGCTTCAACAGGTGCCATCACAGTCGCAAGATTGCTGTTGGGGGATCGGCCTGATTTTGATGTCGAAATGCTCCCCTTTCCTACCACTTTTTCGGTGAGTGCTTCGATGGTACTCGGTGTGGTGCTGGGAGTACTTGGCGTTGCGTACAATCGTGCAATTCTGGGTGCAATTTCGCTGAGTAAAAAGCTACAGTCCTGGCCAGTGGTCATGCGCGCAGCAGCGATTGGGGGGTCGGTAGGATTACTCGCCTGGTACGCTCCTCAGATCGTGGGAGGGGGGGACCCGATTACTCAGAACGCCTTAAATCTGAAAACGGTTGCCTTCATGTTGCCTCTAGCGTTTCTCATCCGGTTCGGCCTGGGAGCTATCTCCTACGCCGCAGCAACACCGGGCGGGCTGTTTGCACCGATGTTGGTGCTGGGCGCACAAGCAGGATTGATGTTTGGCAATCTTTGTCAAACCTGGGTCCCAGCAGTGACGACAAACCCTACGACGTATGCCGTGACGGCGATGGCCGCCTTTTTCACAGCGGTGGTGCGAGCCCCCCTCACGGGAATCATCCTGGTGATCGAACTCACCGGAAGCTACACCCAGTTGCTGCCGATGCTCGCCGCGTGCTTCTCGGCGATGTTGATCCCCACGTTGTGGAAGGATCCACCGATCTACGATTCGTTGAAGCCACCAGTGGTGAATGACGAATGA